Genomic window (Primulina eburnea isolate SZY01 chromosome 8, ASM2296580v1, whole genome shotgun sequence):
TCTGGAATATGAGAGGGACGTGGCAATACTTGAGTGGACAGGCTGGGGTTGAGGAGTCGGGGGCAAATTTCTGGTGACAGCTTGATCGTCTTTTGGAATAGAAGGTACATATACCTGCTCAGGAACTGGAGCTTTAGTTGCTTTAGCTCGAAGGGCATATCGCCTGTTCTGAAACCAGTTCCAGACCTGTCCCATTTGATTAATATCATAGAGAAGTTTACAGATATTAGAAAAACTTAAACAAGGTACAGGTCAATTACTTGTTTAGCTGAAACTTCCACCTTCCCAGATCTCTCAGCTGTATTACTATATCAACACAAAGAACACAACTATTacatttcgaaaatttaaaaatttaagcaAGAAGCACTGAATTCCCACCTGAACCTTTGAGCAATAGCTTCAAGTATTTCGCGTGAAGGCACGGTATAACCATGTGCTTGCAAAATTGAATCCATCTCCACAACctttgaattaaaaaaaatgagttgagACAACAAATTGTAATTCCGAAAAATCTCACCAATTCAGATACCGGGATATATGCTGAATTTTATCTTCAGTAATGGTATACAAATGGAGACAAATACAGAGATGTCGCATCGAAGATACAGAATTCAGTTTAACGTGCAATGAATTTCATGCCATTCATGAGATAACCAAAATGTGAAAAACATAACATACTCACATACACTGTTCTTCATAGCATATGAAACAGAAGGTACGGATTCACAACCTTACAGAGGGTAAAATCTTCTTGATGCAGACATGTTAAAAATGTAACAATAGTGTAGCCTGAATTGGATTCCAAAATTCATTCAATTTGTGGATCAATGCGTGGTAGGGCCCAAATTTGAAATTtagcaaaataaaaattttcaaatttttataaTGGAGATAGGCGTCGTGGCATGTCAGTCCCTAATTGAAGATTATAAAGTCTGGATGGATTCTGAAACAACGGAAATAGCATCGTGTGCACCGAAAAGTAAATAAGCAATAAAGTTTCATAAACACACAAACAAAAAATCATTCACAAACCCCATAGaaaaaatttgcgaaaaatagAGCTAGATTCCACAAATTCAATCGACCAGGCCAAGTAATACTTCAAAAACGAGAATAAAATCAAGGAACTCACAACACAGCATGAGAAAAATTATAGTTTGGCAAAAGTTCTTCCCATtataaaggaaaaaaaaaaactagcgcAGAATCAACAAGATGTGGCTCCATTAGTGCGTGAACCAGAGATGAGATGAGCAAACTAGGGTTTCGTGAATCACCTCGGCACCATTGAAGCGGAAGGAGGGGCCTCCGTTGCTGGGCGGCCGACCCATAGGCGTCCACCGTCGACTCTCCTCAaaggaattcaaataaatacCAGCGGAACCAGTAAATCGGATTTCGTTTAAAAACCCACCTGTCTTCCCAAATTAATTTATTCACATAGaattgattttgaatttatattgtcatttcttaGAAAAATTGATattgttatatttttaatataaatgaaaGATATTAAAGAGGACAATATTTAATTGacaaaaatttgagatatatcACAAgtttattttgtgagacagattagttatttgggtaatccataaaaaaatattactttttatgctataattattactttttattgtgaatatcggtagtgttgacatatctcacaaataaaaattcgtgagaccatctcacaagagacacactcttttttattttatttgtattttgtcttataattttttccaataaatttatatcatgatctatttatttgtgatttttttttaaagtaattttttttaggtaCAAAAAATAACCCTTTGAggttataaaattattatttgataaaaaaacatcgtaaaaatatattttataaatgcCCAAATTTAAAATCCGTATAAATAAAAGCATTCAATAATTCTTTAAAATTACTCAAACAGTAGCATGTTTAGTATCAATGACTCACACCACAACACTTGAACACGATATATACAGGATTATGTATGTCTTATTACACGGAATCATTGGGTTCTTGGGCTGAACTGAAACGCCATTTTACGGTGGAAGAACTTCAGAGTCCGTCTGCGAGCCCTCTTCATCCTCTAGGTTATTGACGCGTTCACACTCGTCGATCCATTCGCTATATCTGTTGCGAGATAATTCTATGGCTTTAGTATGAAAACTAACGACTTGTAAAACTTCAAGAAGATGTTTTATCTATTTTACTTACATGTCAATTGCTTCTGTCAATGCTGCAAACAATTTGAAACAAACTGTTAGTTCACATCCCAGAATACACTTGCTAaagcaataagtaaaagtaatAAAGTGGAGAATGGGAGGAGCAGGGATTGAAGACAGTGAGTGTGGATTTAACCGAATGTGTCACCATACATACACACAGCATCTTTTAGAATGCAAATATAAAAGTTCGTGTATTTTTATAACATAGTTCCACAAGTGGTTTAAACACTAACAGTGTCAgagtaaaataatttaatttttcagTTACGAGTTGCGCAACGGCACAGACCTGTTATGGTGGTGCTAAAGCTCTCTTCGCAAATCCGGCATGAAGCTTCTCCGATCAAGTTCTTCATATCACTGGATAGAAAACAATGATGTTTCATCACACAGGTAAAAGgtaaaaaatttcatgaaaatacAAGCAAGAACAAACTAGTGCAAGGGACCAATTAATAACTTCCACCAGTCAGGCATACATATTCCATAAATGCAATAAACTTTTCAACcgattttcaacctttttgaagAAATCTACCACCTTGAATAACGGGATCAAATAAAAGAGTGGATTGAATTTGCAAACTAATGCATGGTTTGTGTTCCAAAAAGCATGATATAGCAATCAAACTATATGCCGACTAGTGCCGCGGTTCTTTGCTTAACCATAAATGAACCAAAAATCTCCGTTCTTTGCAACTAGACTTTATAACCATCAAATGCAGCTGGAAATAGCTAGTAAACCACTTACATGCGGCACTCAACACTGGTGCCATGGCTGCAGAACGGACAGCTGAAAACAGTGTCAAGTTTGTCCATTCTCTTTTTCGGGGGTGGCTTCGCCCTCGACTTCCTCTTACCCATGCTTAAGTTAAATTTCTGTATATTCCTCTGGAACAAAGGATATAGTCAAAATTCGATATTTAGTATCAAACAAGATACACCAACTATACAACTAATTCCTGGAAATATAGACTAAAAAAGTTAGCACCCAAAGGGTGTGTAAGCCGCAGAAGTTACCCATATGCATAATTACCCGCGGAAATTGAATCTCACTAGATCTAATCTCTACAATTTCAAATTGATCGAGATAattcattaaattaaattaaaacaattaaaaataccaGCATAAGGTTcgttcataatttttttatccAAAAAAAGAGTCCAACTTTCATCCTATAATTCTAATCCAGAAACTTAAACAGCAGAAAATCTCCCAATAGAAAACCATAAAATCGTTCAATCCAAAATAAAAAGCAAATTTGATAATCTAAAATCATTATCCAAATCCACGGCAAAAAGTGAGTCGCTGATACTCAATACGCTCGATTATCAGAATTTCCAAGTAAAAGAAATCATACAAACAAAACTAATTCAGAACGACGATCGGAACTAAATATTTcccaaataataattaaaaaaaaatatccaacgaGCACCATGATAAATCAAGATATTAAGAAGAAACGGATGGAAAATTGCTAAAAACTTCATGTAAAATAATTTGAGCAGTACAAGGAAGAGAAATATCTTCGAATTTCTCGATCGCAGCTGGAGGCAAGATTTTCACGAGCTGATAAACTCAGCGTGCGTTGACTTAAAACACTATTTTGCTAtataatttcattaaatttaaaatataatactcCGTACTTAAACAGAAATAAATAAACGGGAAGATGATTTATAGTAAGAAAAGCAAGTGTTTATATTCTCTGATTTACCAAAAAGATGTTTATGCAATTCTTCCTCACTTCGTTTCTCGGatcaaaattaatataaaacaacgtaaatatgatattaatatataatatttgaatactaaatataatatatgttttttaaTACCCAAATATGTATATCAAATAATGCTATCAATGACTCATTTTTTTTTGGATAAAAATCGATAGAAGCCattaaaaaatatgatattaatatatgatatttgagtatcaaatatttgaaatatgatgttatgaattatttttgagtatACATGTATATGATCTCATGTCgtaaaaattgaaaatatcattttaaataaaaataatttttttaaaaaaaattagtttattCTCGTCTCACGAGTcagggtttttattaaaaataatttaaattttaaattttttttcaaaaatacttttaaaaaaaatatgtttcaaaACTACCTCAATCCACTGATGAGAAGAGCGGACGCTGCCTACGTGAcaaagcgcggacgctgctccacgtagGAGCGTCCGCGCTTGTCATGCGCGGACGCTCCAACGTGGAGCGTCCCCTCTTCTCTCATGCCACGTGGCCCTTATTGATTGGTCCAAGCATTATGATTGTCGATTCTTatcttcttcctcatcctctTTTTTCCTCCATTTATCTTCCTCTGTCGTGCTCTCGTTTATCATTTCATTTCCTACGCACAATATTTTTTGAAGAAGTTGAGAAGATCTAcagcatttttcaaaaatggcaGATAATAGAAATCCATATTTATCTTTCACATTTTCAATGATGTACTTAATCTCGTACGAAGGATCACAACGAACAACTCCCAATAGCGTATGTGCCACCATCTCACTGCTCAAGTTCTTATGGTCTATACCAACAGACGTAGATATACATGTGTGAGGCCTgccatattttgttattttccaaTAACCTGTCTTGGCCTTCAATGAAGCGCGCAGTCCCCATCGACAAATGACCGTAGAAGAATTATTTTTACAACGTAACTTCAACAAACTGCGTGTGCTATCCTCGACACGGTACTCACGCCTGACAACTCTGACAGAATAATCCTTCACATATGCAATAAGATCATTCTTATCTTTAAATAACATGTTGACGCGTAATTCACCTCTATCCGGATTGTAATAGCTTGATTGCTCTCCACAAGGAACATCGACAGAATCAGGATGCTCTTCCccaaaaaatttattgaaaaatgatGGTATTTCAGAAGTGTTTGACAGAAATGGTACGGTCTGCCTCTGCAATGTGTCACGTGGTGGTTGTCGAGATGATGTCCCCTCATCAGGATTCGTAAAAATATTCACTTCATCATCAACATTCGCATCGTCTTCTTCAGACTCGTTGTATGATATATCGGGTTCAGAATCAGTCCTCCAAATATAATCATTATTGGCCTCATCCGGACAACGAGCACTCGTATGTAATGTTGGATTCGGCCAATATGGAACATTATTTTGTTCCGAcgaaacatttaaaatttgatCCCAAGGCCCACTTACATCATCGAAACTCATATTACCGAGTCCTTCAGTAACCTGTGGAACATAAGATTCTTGCTCCTGGAAACCACCATATGTAGACGTACCGGGTTGGTTACAAAAACCTGAATCGGATGCATGTGGAACGTACGATTCAGgatcatcaaatacaacattaTTCTCAATTGAATTTGCTTCCACGTACAGATGAAAAACATGCATATTGTCACATTACATTATAAACTGTAAAACATCGTCATCAACGAGATTGACTTGAATTTCATGCCAAGATGCTCTCTCCATGAATGAATACTTGGTTGACATCTTCAAAACAAAATTCGCTGGATCGATTGCTAACATTTTATGCACAACTTCAACTAAATCCATCAAATTAATGGATCGTGATACTCGTATCGGTCTAACAAATGGAATGCTATATTCAATCGATTCATTATTGCTAACTACATGATCACCAAAATATAAGAGTACGTCGATGTTAGACATTTTTCACTGAGATTGGAGAAaaattcaaagagaagtgagggAAAATTTATGAGAATTGTTAACTGATTCAatcgaaaatttttcaattataTAGGACTCGTTTCTCTATTATTGGTCTTCACGTGAAATTTTCAGAGTCTTGTTTTCTCAACTTTCACGTGAATTGTTCAGGAATCGTTCGTACATTATGTTTGTTCGTACATAATAAAGACATAAGAATGGGTCAAGACGAAACGATTGGTGCAGAAAAATCGATAAAagtgaaaacaaaaaaaaatataatacaacGTCCGCGTTTGGTAccaagcgcggacgctgctccacgttGGAGCGTCCGCTGATGACAAGCGCGGACACTCCTACGTggtgcagcgtccgcgcttactcctacgtggagcagcgtccgcgcttacaAAGCATGGACGCTCCTACACGTAGGCAGCGTCCGCTCTTCTCATCAGCGGATTGAGGTAGTtttgaaacatattttttttaaaaaaatatttttgaaaaaaaatttaaaatttaaattatttttaataaaaaccccaCGAGTCAAGACattgaaagagtttcaaatATTTTACCACATAAAATTTGTATTTAATTCAAGCAAGTAAAGGAAAATAATACATCCCTAAATTGAACGATAACTTCGATTTCGAATAAATCCAAATGAATATCAGCATCAtatgatattattttagccATAAATTAAATACAAGGATATTTAAATccacatttttaaaaaatacaattgATTTGTTGTTTTTGAATAAATATACAATTTAATTTTAGTCCATCTATAACAACTGAATTTATGTTGTTGGTCTGCCAGCTCAAAACTTAGATTATTAGAATTATGAATCATGCTATATGCATAACgaaatttgtaaaataaatattatattaaaaaaaatcgataCAAAATTCAATTTATCAAAATCACATTAAAAATTCCATCTAAAATCTTAtggaataataaaaaaaaaacttatgatATAATCGTTATAACTATCgatatatgatatatgtgtAGTGTGGTGCTTTTAATATTACTGAGTGAGtcttattcacaataaaaagtaatacgcttagcataaaaagtaataatttttcatgaatgactcaaataaaagattcgtctcacaaataaaactcgtagagatcgtctcacacaaatttttattataatagAATATTCTGCTTAGCTTTGCAAATGAGAATTGAGTAGCCATCGGCCATCAGTGAACGGGCCCGGGCCCACTTGATTATCCCTTTGGCATCTATTTAAATCCCTCGGtatctatattatattatttcaaaatataattattatatatttaatttaacaataattaattaaagtttGCGGCCCCTTTTATTGTAATTATCCGAGCCTTTGAGTCAAAGCAAACTTAACAAGTTGTAAAAAGATAGGTATTATTAGTGCTATCATGTTATATAATCATCTTGCTATTACTTTTCTCAGTacaatttaaataatgtttatttATCGTGGATCTAGAATAATAAATACAGTTTTGACATGTACGATGTTCATTTACGTGCTCATTATTGATGTAATAATGtacaattttgatatgtttAATCACTTATGATATAGTGAGTGTTACTCGCTGAACAATtcattgtcatgtgattattaTTATGATAGCTGTGTTTTAATAGCAATTAGTTATTACATACTCGAGTGTCACAGTGAAggtcaataaaaatataaaaaaattgtttattttGATTGAATATAAagagattatattttttttgagaaaaataataaataattttcatCCAAAACAAACCCTTATAAACACTAATTTTTTAATGAACAATCATAAAACCAAACATGATGATGGATGCAATGATCTTGATTGCATGCAACATACATGCTAAAATTTTATGAACAATTGTAAAACCGAATCAAAGCGAACGATAAACACCCTTAATTGTcagtaaatataatttatattaataCTTGCTTTAAAACCAATTGGTTTTACATCCTCTCCTTCGTGTGCTTCTAAATCTCTATCTATTATCCATGCTCTATTATAAAACAACAAAGGTGGATATAAACTAATTTGTAAACTTTTATGTTCAATATTTGCCAAAATAAaggatatttaaattaaatgattGGTTGATAAGCTAAATTAATCTCCAAATTCTCTTAACCTCTATGTTATGTTTTACAATAGTAACAATAACATCCATGCAAAAAGATAGAGAAATAAAAGAACGGGAAAATGGCTCTGTAAATTGTAGTCCTCTTTTCTATTTCAGTTAGATCAAAAACAGGAGTTATATATTTACAATTACCAAGGATAAAAGAGTAAAAAAGAATAACAAGTTAGTTACAACGGAAGATAAATCTAGGGGCTTCTAGATGATGGAGTTGTGATCTTCTGCATGTGTGAGTATATGGCTTCTTGTGTGGTCGGTTTCTGATGTTCCTTAACATTCCCCCGCAAGGTCAGCGTTGGTTTGTCCAAAATGCTGAGCTTGGATCGAAATCGATGAAAATTGTGATAGgctaatggttttgtgaagacaTCTGCAATTTGATCAGAGGAGGGAACAAACTGAACATTGAGTTGCTTAGCCAgaactttttcacaaacaaagAAGAGATCTAACTCAAAATGTTTAGATTTAGAATGTAGTACATGATTTGCAGTCAACGATATTGTACTAATATTGTCACACCATAGGATGGGTGAAACACGGCTGTTAATATGAAGTTCAGTGAGCAGAGACTGAAGCCATAGTAATTCTGAAGTGGCATTTGCAAGGCTacgatattctgcttcagtactTGAACGGGAAACAACCGATTGTTTCTTTGAGCACCAGGTGATAGGTGAGTTGCCGAGAAACCAGCAAAATCCAGATGTTGAACGCCTGTCATCAGGATCATTGGCCCAATCCGCATCACAAAAACCATGAAGAGAGAGCTTAGAGGCAGCAGTAAGATGAAGTCCATGAGTTGAGGTTCCATTAAGATAACGAAGGATGTGCTTAACAGCCTTCCAATGAGAAAGACAAGGACTTTGCATGTACTGACAAGCTTTATTCACACTGTATGCGATATCTGGTCGTGTTATGGTGAGATATTGAAGAGCACCCACAATGCTAAGATACAGTGTTGCATCAGAAAAATATTATGCATCTTTGGAAGAAAGTTTTAACCCAGATACCATAGGAGTGGGTAATGATTTTGCTTTGTCCATATTCGTTTTTTTTTCAGTAGATCATGTATGTATTTAGTTTGAGACAAGAATAAGCCGGTAGAAGAGGGCCTTGAGACTTCAATGCCTAGAAAATACGAGAGATTGCCCAAATGTTTCAAGGAGAATTTCGAATTTAATTGACATATAAGATCCTGGATTGGAGCAGCCTTGTTACCTGTGATTATAATGTCATCGACATAAACCAAGATATAGATAATCAAACATTTTGCATGTTTAACAAAGAGAGATGCATCGGCCTTTGATTGGATGAATCCAAGTGTATCAGGGCAAATCTCAGCTTGTCAAACCAAGCACGAGGGGCTTGTTTGAGCCCATAGATCGCTTTGTGCAGTTGACACACAAGTTGTTTACCATGACAATGTTGTTCGAAGCCAGGAGGCTGCTGCATATAGATAAGCTCATTAAGAGTACCATTGAGAAAAGCATTATCAACATCAAGTTGTTGAATAGACCATCCGTAAGAAAGAGCAATGGTGAGAACAACACGAATTGTGGTAGTCTTTATAACTGGACTGAATGTCTCAGTGTAATCGAGTCCAGCAGTTTGCGAATATCCCTTAGCAACAAGGCGAGCTTTGTACCGGGCCACAGTTCCATCGGGATGtgttttgattttaaaaacCCACTTGCATCCAATGATTGGTGTGTTGGTTGGTGCTGGAACTAGAACCCGAGTTTTATTTTGGATTAAAGCGTTGTATTCAGCTTTCATAGCATGACACCAAGCTGGATGTGCTAAGGCATCATGTGTAGTGGCTGGTTCATGTATAGATGTAAGTTGAGAAGTGTACACCTTTGGTTTGAAAATACCTGCTTTGGACCGAGTGACCATGGAGTGCACATTCGTAGAGGGAGGAACATATTGCTCATCAGGGGAAGAAATAGggagggaaggtgatgagttTGAATTGTGTGCTGGAGGTGAAAAGGAAATCTCGGAGGTGTTGTTGGGAGGGGCAGGAGTTGGGGAGGGTGAGTGAAATGGAGAGTGGAACGAAGAGGTGACAGGAAGAATTGGTAAAGGAAGATTGGAAGTCTCTGTATGAAGAGATTTTTCAGAATGAGTAACGAGAAAAGGAAAAGAAGACTCGTCAAACTTAACATGGCGAGAAATGTAGATACAACCATCTTGACTGAGGCATTTATACCCTTTATGTTTGTTGCTATGGCCAACAAAGGTGCATGGTTTAGACTTAAACTCAAGTTTATGGGCATTGTAGACTCGAAGATAGGGAAAACACAAGCACCCAAAAACACGAAGAAGGGAATAATCTGGGTCAAGATTAGATAATTTCTTGAGAGTAGCAGCTCCTTGAATGGCAGAATTAGGAAGACGATTAATGAGAAAAACGGCGGTGGAAAAAGCATCGTCCCAAAATTTTATAGGCATGTGAGCATGAGCAAGGAGAGAAAGACCAACATCAACTATGTGACGGTGCTTTCTTTCGACAACACCATTTTGTTGTGAAGTGTGTGGACAAGAGAGACGATGATGAA
Coding sequences:
- the LOC140838476 gene encoding transcription elongation factor 1 homolog isoform X1, whose product is MGKRKSRAKPPPKKRMDKLDTVFSCPFCSHGTSVECRIDMKNLIGEASCRICEESFSTTITALTEAIDIYSEWIDECERVNNLEDEEGSQTDSEVLPP
- the LOC140838476 gene encoding transcription elongation factor 1 homolog isoform X2 is translated as MGKRKSRAKPPPKKRMDKLDTVFSCPFCSHGTSVECRIDMKNLIGEASCRICEESFSTTITAIELSRNRYSEWIDECERVNNLEDEEGSQTDSEVLPP